One window of the Prionailurus bengalensis isolate Pbe53 chromosome E1, Fcat_Pben_1.1_paternal_pri, whole genome shotgun sequence genome contains the following:
- the UBALD2 gene encoding UBA-like domain-containing protein 2 isoform X2 produces the protein MSVNMDELRHQVMINQFVLAAGCAADQAKQLLQAAHWQFETALSTFFQETNIPNGHHHHQMMCTPSNTPATPPNFPDALAMFSKLRASEGLQSGNGPMTAVACSPPANFSPFWASSPPGHQAAWIPPSSPTAHSFHHLHHPQPTWPPGAQQGGSQQKAMAAMDGQR, from the exons ATGTCGGTGAACATGGACGAGCTGCGGCACCAGGTCATGATCAACCAGTTCGTGCTGGCCGCGGGGTGCGCGGCCGACCAGGCGAAGCAGCTGCTGCAGGCGGCCCACTGGCAGTTCGAG ACCGCCCTGAGCACGTTTTTCCAAGAAACCAACATTCCCAacggccaccaccaccaccagatg ATGTGCACCCCCAGCAACACACCTGCCACGCCGCCCAACTTTCCTGATGCACTGGCCATGTTCTCCAAGCTTCGTGCCTCGGAGGGCTTGCAGAGCGGCAACGGCCCCATGACGGCCGTGGCCTGCTCCCCCCCTGCAAACTTCAGCCCCTTCTGGGCCTCGTCCCCCCCTGGCCACCAGGCCGCTTGGATCCCACCCTCCTCGCCCACGGCCCACAGCTTCCACCACCTGCACCACCCACAGCCCACGTGGCCCCCCGGAGCACAGCAGGGGGGCTCCCAGCAGAAAGCCATGGCCGCCATGGATGGCCAGAGATGA
- the UBALD2 gene encoding UBA-like domain-containing protein 2 isoform X1 encodes MSVNMDELRHQVMINQFVLAAGCAADQAKQLLQAAHWQFETALSTFFQETNIPNGHHHHQMQMCTPSNTPATPPNFPDALAMFSKLRASEGLQSGNGPMTAVACSPPANFSPFWASSPPGHQAAWIPPSSPTAHSFHHLHHPQPTWPPGAQQGGSQQKAMAAMDGQR; translated from the exons ATGTCGGTGAACATGGACGAGCTGCGGCACCAGGTCATGATCAACCAGTTCGTGCTGGCCGCGGGGTGCGCGGCCGACCAGGCGAAGCAGCTGCTGCAGGCGGCCCACTGGCAGTTCGAG ACCGCCCTGAGCACGTTTTTCCAAGAAACCAACATTCCCAacggccaccaccaccaccagatg caGATGTGCACCCCCAGCAACACACCTGCCACGCCGCCCAACTTTCCTGATGCACTGGCCATGTTCTCCAAGCTTCGTGCCTCGGAGGGCTTGCAGAGCGGCAACGGCCCCATGACGGCCGTGGCCTGCTCCCCCCCTGCAAACTTCAGCCCCTTCTGGGCCTCGTCCCCCCCTGGCCACCAGGCCGCTTGGATCCCACCCTCCTCGCCCACGGCCCACAGCTTCCACCACCTGCACCACCCACAGCCCACGTGGCCCCCCGGAGCACAGCAGGGGGGCTCCCAGCAGAAAGCCATGGCCGCCATGGATGGCCAGAGATGA